From Woronichinia naegeliana WA131, the proteins below share one genomic window:
- a CDS encoding VOC family protein, with product MHHASIRTANIHRAIAFYEMLGFTVQERFTTGYTLACWLEGLGGRIELIQIPEPKPAPDAFADEHYVGYYHLSFDLTAIAPSLSSWLQSLQTMLEQVSQDHPGQSDQHPPLKILLEPCQQMIGDRVYEVMFLADTDGLPLEFLRILK from the coding sequence CCGTACTGCTAATATTCATCGTGCGATCGCCTTTTATGAAATGCTAGGCTTTACAGTACAGGAACGTTTTACGACCGGATATACCCTGGCCTGTTGGTTAGAAGGATTAGGCGGCAGAATCGAGTTGATCCAAATTCCTGAACCCAAACCGGCTCCCGATGCCTTTGCCGATGAACATTATGTCGGTTATTATCATCTCTCCTTTGATTTGACCGCGATCGCGCCAAGTTTATCCAGTTGGTTGCAATCTCTCCAGACAATGCTAGAACAAGTGAGTCAGGATCACCCTGGCCAATCTGACCAACATCCCCCCCTCAAAATTCTCTTAGAACCCTGTCAACAAATGATCGGCGATCGCGTTTATGAGGTAATGTTTTTAGCAGATACAGATGGGTTGCCTTTAGAATTTTTGCGAATTTTAAAATAA
- the rnhA gene encoding ribonuclease HI encodes MTDSPNAVTIYTDGACLGNPGPGGYGVVLLNQQQRLELSGGYRLTTNNRMEMMAAIVGLEALESSSLVTLYSDSQYLVDAVTKGWAKRWQANNWRRNAKEMAKNPDLWEKILSLCRKHEVKFVWVRGHSGNRENERCDRLAVAAANSKNLLVDEGYVGTLQK; translated from the coding sequence ATGACTGATTCCCCCAACGCTGTCACTATCTATACAGATGGTGCTTGTTTAGGCAATCCTGGCCCAGGGGGCTATGGTGTAGTGTTACTCAATCAGCAGCAGCGTCTGGAACTCTCTGGGGGGTATCGTCTCACCACCAATAATCGTATGGAAATGATGGCGGCGATCGTGGGATTAGAAGCTCTTGAAAGCAGTAGCTTAGTGACTTTGTATAGTGACTCTCAATATTTAGTGGATGCAGTGACCAAAGGATGGGCCAAACGTTGGCAGGCTAATAATTGGCGACGCAATGCGAAGGAAATGGCCAAAAATCCCGATCTCTGGGAAAAAATACTATCCCTTTGTCGAAAACACGAAGTCAAGTTTGTTTGGGTACGAGGTCATTCTGGTAATCGAGAAAATGAACGCTGCGATCGCCTGGCTGTGGCGGCGGCCAATAGCAAAAATTTACTCGTCGATGAAGGCTATGTCGGAACACTCCAAAAATAG
- a CDS encoding DUF445 family protein, with protein MIELSNLLTFVLPPIAGAVIGYFTNDIAIQMLFRPYKARFIGPYQIPFTPGLIPRNQERLAKRVSDTIMGSLLTPEELQKLAQKLLETERVEAALRWLLTAALKQVRSDKDQKTSKILANILRDLFSESLPRLLKALSRREDFLEEQINRIFDQILLEFQLTELQARQFADWLLETVLPPDTLRLALIDFLSDRNIQVIDEGFREKTIGTYWVVANLFGVKNALTHLREFCVQEKEVANTRLRELFLSLEVRGRLRDWLHRLSLQNLPLSTVRQLRKTTGDVVRMYIRESGTQFLQDFGQSIDWDNLAIVIVNRLQNSTAFTDSLTVVSQELALILERYVEEDLEKLVQKIIPILSLDQVIIARISSTSPADLEAGVNGIVKSELQAIVNLGGVLGFMVGLIQTLFLWFSNLN; from the coding sequence ATGATCGAATTATCAAATTTATTGACCTTCGTTCTCCCTCCGATCGCCGGAGCCGTGATTGGCTATTTTACCAATGATATTGCCATTCAAATGCTCTTTCGTCCCTACAAAGCTCGTTTTATTGGCCCGTACCAGATTCCCTTTACCCCAGGTCTCATTCCCCGCAATCAAGAGCGTCTGGCTAAACGGGTTTCTGATACCATTATGGGATCTTTATTAACGCCAGAGGAATTACAAAAACTAGCCCAAAAATTACTAGAAACAGAACGGGTTGAAGCGGCTCTACGTTGGTTATTAACGGCGGCTTTGAAACAGGTTCGCAGTGACAAGGATCAAAAAACCTCTAAGATTTTAGCCAATATTCTACGAGATCTCTTTAGTGAATCTTTGCCTCGTTTACTGAAGGCCCTTTCACGGCGAGAGGATTTTTTAGAGGAGCAAATTAATAGAATTTTTGATCAAATTCTTTTAGAGTTTCAACTTACTGAACTACAAGCTCGTCAATTTGCGGATTGGTTATTGGAAACTGTTTTACCACCCGATACTCTCCGATTAGCTCTGATTGATTTTCTCAGCGATCGCAATATTCAAGTTATTGATGAAGGCTTTCGAGAAAAAACCATTGGCACTTATTGGGTTGTGGCTAATTTATTTGGAGTAAAAAATGCGCTGACTCACTTACGGGAGTTTTGTGTACAAGAAAAAGAAGTTGCGAATACTCGTCTCCGGGAATTATTCCTTTCCTTAGAAGTTCGCGGCCGACTACGAGATTGGCTGCATCGGTTGTCCTTACAGAATTTACCCCTTTCTACCGTGCGACAACTCCGCAAAACCACAGGCGATGTGGTGCGAATGTATATTCGAGAAAGTGGCACTCAATTTTTACAGGATTTTGGACAATCAATCGATTGGGATAATTTAGCGATTGTCATCGTTAATCGGTTACAAAATTCAACTGCTTTTACGGATTCTTTGACGGTGGTTAGTCAGGAACTGGCTCTTATTCTAGAACGCTATGTTGAGGAAGACTTGGAAAAACTTGTCCAAAAAATTATTCCGATTCTATCCCTGGATCAGGTCATTATTGCCCGCATTAGCAGTACTTCTCCCGCAGATTTAGAGGCTGGAGTCAATGGTATCGTTAAGAGCGAGCTACAGGCGATCGTCAATCTAGGTGGTGTTTTAGGATTTATGGTGGGATTAATACAAACTCTCTTTCTCTGGTTTTCTAATCTGAATTAG
- the ubiE gene encoding bifunctional demethylmenaquinone methyltransferase/2-methoxy-6-polyprenyl-1,4-benzoquinol methylase UbiE, translated as MNHWLSLGQHHIWKAMTVKWSGCQAGDQALDVCCGSGDLTQQLGKRVGPQGQVFGLDFSTQQLAIAAQRNQALSRPLSIQWLQGNALDLPFPDQTFDCVTMGYGLRNVPDIPAALTELQRVLKVGKKVAILDFNHPSSTCLKGFQSWYLDNIVVATARYFQVTEEYAYIYPSLERFPSGSQQVQLAYQAGFSQAVHYAIAGGLMGVLVAQK; from the coding sequence ATGAATCACTGGCTCAGTTTGGGGCAACATCATATCTGGAAAGCGATGACGGTTAAATGGAGTGGTTGTCAAGCGGGGGATCAAGCTTTGGATGTCTGTTGTGGTAGCGGCGATTTGACCCAACAGTTAGGGAAACGGGTCGGCCCCCAAGGGCAAGTTTTTGGCTTAGATTTTTCGACTCAACAATTGGCGATCGCTGCCCAACGCAATCAAGCTCTCAGCCGCCCTTTATCGATCCAATGGCTACAGGGCAATGCTTTAGACTTACCCTTCCCAGATCAGACATTTGACTGTGTTACGATGGGCTATGGGCTGCGAAATGTTCCTGATATTCCAGCGGCCTTGACAGAATTGCAACGGGTGCTAAAAGTTGGCAAAAAAGTTGCTATTCTTGATTTTAATCATCCGAGTAGTACTTGTTTAAAGGGATTCCAATCCTGGTATTTAGATAATATTGTGGTGGCAACGGCTCGTTATTTCCAAGTAACCGAAGAGTATGCTTATATTTATCCCAGTCTAGAACGCTTTCCGTCTGGCTCTCAACAAGTCCAATTAGCCTATCAAGCCGGTTTCTCCCAAGCTGTTCATTATGCGATCGCCGGTGGATTAATGGGGGTTTTAGTGGCCCAAAAGTAA
- the cobS gene encoding adenosylcobinamide-GDP ribazoletransferase encodes MLNHFARSEVLGSPVRFNLLKRSQSWLASFLGAILFYTIIPLPPFLTVQLEHIARWVPLVGMLLGLMLGCLDWILGWLGFPPLVRSALVISNWVALTGGLHLDGASDTADGLAVTDPERRLTVMQDSTTGAFGAMAIAVILLLKTLALAELRDYRWFCLILAAGWSRWGQVAAIAFYPYLKPTGKGARHRQNFQFPQDLLLGVSILLAYSGFFSYQHPQQSLVILGMTCGAAAIALLSGWWFARQLGGHTGDSYGAIVEWSEALILCLLTWGFH; translated from the coding sequence ATGCTGAATCATTTTGCCCGATCGGAAGTATTAGGTTCACCCGTGCGCTTTAATCTGCTTAAACGTAGTCAATCCTGGCTGGCTTCATTCTTGGGGGCCATTTTGTTCTATACTATTATCCCCTTGCCCCCTTTTTTAACCGTTCAACTAGAACACATTGCTCGCTGGGTTCCCCTCGTGGGAATGTTGCTGGGTCTAATGTTGGGTTGTCTTGATTGGATCTTGGGCTGGCTCGGATTTCCCCCGTTAGTCCGTAGTGCCTTAGTGATATCTAATTGGGTGGCTCTGACTGGGGGTCTTCATCTAGATGGGGCCAGTGATACTGCCGATGGCTTGGCCGTTACTGATCCCGAACGTCGTTTAACTGTCATGCAGGATAGTACTACCGGCGCATTTGGCGCAATGGCGATCGCCGTAATTCTGTTGCTGAAAACGTTGGCCTTGGCAGAATTAAGAGATTATCGTTGGTTTTGTTTAATCTTGGCGGCGGGTTGGAGTCGTTGGGGACAAGTGGCCGCGATCGCGTTTTATCCTTATCTGAAACCCACTGGCAAGGGAGCGAGACATCGCCAAAATTTTCAGTTTCCCCAGGATTTGCTGTTGGGAGTCAGTATTCTTCTTGCTTATTCAGGATTTTTTAGCTATCAACATCCTCAACAAAGTCTAGTAATTCTGGGAATGACTTGTGGTGCGGCGGCGATCGCTCTTTTAAGTGGTTGGTGGTTTGCCCGTCAGTTGGGAGGTCATACAGGAGACAGTTACGGCGCGATCGTGGAATGGAGTGAAGCCTTGATTCTTTGTCTGCTCACCTGGGGTTTTCATTAA
- a CDS encoding PPC domain-containing protein, protein MFINYTFSSRFTALLIFILSLVISSPSQAENRLYNPIPLSLNTDISDRLTDQDIPTGEGGFARDYQVELEKGDQVAIDLTSDEFDTVVVLIASDGSTVGSNDDGPEGGTNSLLFARMKETGNYIVRVRTFGVTGGGEFTLKVDRLRPVN, encoded by the coding sequence ATGTTTATTAATTATACATTTTCTTCTCGCTTCACAGCTTTATTAATTTTTATTTTATCTCTCGTAATTTCTTCCCCCTCCCAGGCAGAAAATCGCTTATATAATCCCATCCCTTTAAGTCTCAATACTGACATTAGCGATCGCTTAACCGATCAAGATATTCCGACGGGAGAGGGCGGTTTTGCGAGGGATTATCAAGTTGAGCTAGAAAAAGGCGATCAGGTGGCAATTGATCTAACGTCCGATGAATTTGATACTGTTGTTGTGCTGATTGCTAGTGATGGTTCAACGGTAGGTTCCAATGACGATGGGCCAGAGGGGGGGACAAACTCCCTGCTCTTTGCACGGATGAAAGAAACAGGCAATTATATTGTGCGGGTCAGAACCTTTGGGGTGACGGGAGGCGGTGAATTTACGCTCAAGGTTGATCGCTTGCGACCTGTTAATTAA
- a CDS encoding DUF4276 family protein, translating into MHSIRIWTPESDYDSKAVRCIAEKIIAFYGSDIEIKEASKEAYNKAVQKKMLDKAVNIYLQTSDLVIFLIDYDGIQSNFKRRGEPNSLANRITKVVNSIDNAILIYIRQELEAWLLVDCLGICCYFNNKKDENTRYKQDWINFANKNQHGSTDLIVEAVSGGKGAGEYLEKILSDKINCKINPDLKQKRKNLKNERYNKSNSPEVAKYIEINQRTLARNESLKVFSEYLLMAGIRLILLTLLNGEVFNNHSKIQLQSILTISEKLLLGINL; encoded by the coding sequence ATGCATAGTATTCGTATTTGGACTCCTGAATCAGATTATGATAGTAAAGCGGTTCGCTGTATCGCCGAAAAAATTATTGCATTTTATGGCAGTGATATTGAAATAAAAGAAGCATCGAAAGAAGCTTATAACAAAGCTGTACAAAAAAAAATGCTAGATAAAGCAGTTAATATCTATTTACAAACCAGTGATCTAGTTATTTTCTTGATTGATTACGATGGCATTCAATCTAATTTTAAGCGTCGTGGGGAGCCAAATTCTTTGGCTAACAGAATCACAAAAGTTGTTAATTCTATTGATAACGCGATCCTAATTTATATCAGGCAAGAGCTTGAAGCATGGTTATTAGTAGATTGCTTAGGAATTTGCTGTTATTTTAACAACAAAAAAGATGAAAATACTAGATATAAACAAGATTGGATAAATTTTGCAAACAAAAATCAACATGGAAGCACAGACTTAATTGTTGAAGCTGTATCAGGAGGAAAAGGAGCCGGCGAATATTTAGAAAAAATACTTTCTGACAAAATTAATTGCAAAATCAATCCTGACTTAAAACAAAAAAGAAAAAACTTAAAAAATGAACGCTACAATAAAAGTAATTCACCTGAAGTTGCTAAATATATTGAAATTAACCAGCGAACTCTCGCAAGAAATGAATCTCTTAAAGTTTTTTCAGAATATTTGTTGATGGCTGGAATTCGGTTAATTTTGTTGACATTATTAAATGGTGAAGTTTTTAATAATCACTCCAAAATTCAGTTGCAAAGCATCCTTACCATATCAGAAAAACTTTTGCTAGGAATCAATCTCTAA
- a CDS encoding AAA family ATPase produces MKLISARIRNFKSLEDVTLNFRDLTIIVGANATGKSNCLEALRRFGQIVKAGSPPPSEWLQGIVRNSSSQALTLEIITKADNQDINYQVSISTNDEKVIFSRELLQIGEITVINVHENQGKVYDEDDEDGKNPQDYKSKQGNLALKTAGDYGSKPLTSQLSEFMRTWQFYDFEPRVMRGKRRSFSLILKETQEEIPSLDIDGEYLEQVLLYWKLKHSDKFQEINQELYRCLGISLEVSGNEELRVKEVDGQKIKLSGLSDGTLRIIGYYVLLHQDDLPPLIGIEEPERNLHPAILSSVASILQKLSQRTQIIITTHSSQLLDCFSSDEINSDISVLLLSKKDASGTQVFRLDELSKKREDLAEWMRDFGVGSAVYHSNLLQELLEPQYA; encoded by the coding sequence ATGAAACTTATATCTGCCAGAATTAGAAATTTTAAGAGTTTGGAAGATGTAACACTAAACTTTCGAGATTTAACAATTATTGTCGGGGCTAATGCGACAGGAAAATCTAATTGCCTAGAAGCTCTTCGCAGATTTGGCCAGATTGTCAAAGCAGGTTCTCCACCACCTTCTGAATGGCTCCAAGGAATAGTTAGAAATAGTTCTAGTCAAGCATTAACTTTAGAAATTATTACAAAGGCAGATAATCAAGATATAAATTATCAAGTTTCTATTTCAACAAATGATGAAAAAGTGATTTTTTCTAGAGAATTATTACAAATAGGAGAAATAACTGTAATCAATGTTCATGAAAATCAGGGTAAAGTCTATGATGAAGATGATGAAGATGGGAAAAATCCTCAAGATTATAAGTCTAAACAAGGTAATTTAGCATTGAAAACGGCAGGTGACTATGGCAGTAAACCTCTAACATCTCAATTGTCTGAATTCATGAGAACATGGCAGTTTTATGATTTTGAGCCGCGAGTAATGAGAGGAAAAAGAAGATCTTTTTCGCTAATATTAAAAGAAACACAAGAAGAAATTCCCTCCTTGGATATTGATGGTGAATATCTAGAACAGGTTTTATTATATTGGAAATTAAAGCATTCAGATAAATTTCAAGAAATTAACCAAGAACTATACAGGTGCTTAGGAATATCTTTAGAAGTATCTGGAAATGAAGAACTTCGAGTGAAAGAAGTGGATGGACAAAAAATTAAATTATCTGGCTTATCTGATGGGACACTTAGAATTATTGGTTATTATGTGTTACTACACCAAGATGATCTACCACCATTGATAGGAATTGAGGAGCCTGAACGCAATTTACATCCAGCTATTCTAAGTAGCGTTGCCTCTATTTTGCAAAAACTTTCACAGAGAACTCAAATTATTATTACAACTCACAGTTCACAGCTACTAGATTGTTTTAGTTCTGATGAAATTAATTCGGATATTTCTGTTCTTTTATTAAGTAAAAAAGATGCTTCTGGAACTCAAGTTTTTAGATTAGATGAATTGAGTAAAAAAAGAGAAGATCTCGCAGAATGGATGAGAGATTTCGGTGTTGGCAGTGCCGTCTATCACAGTAATTTATTACAGGAGTTATTAGAACCTCAATATGCATAG
- a CDS encoding IS630 family transposase, which translates to MIKLEFTEEDKRLLSYGRFNHPHPRVQLKMEVLWLKSQGLSHQKIAQFAGVSVNTVTSYICDYQEGGIEKLKEIKFNRPKSELTEHQGKIEAYFESNPPAKINEAVKRIEELTGIKRSPTQVRKFLKSIGMRCLKVGTIASKADVEAQDSYREKELEPRLEEAKAGKRAVFFVDASHFVMGAFVNFIWCFKRIFIKSPSGRKRFNVLGALNAITHEVIMVTNSSYITGTQVCELLEKIAELGLLIPITLVLDNARYQKCRIVQELAESLGIELLYLPPYSPNLNLIERLWKFVKKKCLYAKYYEDFTQFSAAISGCLEDANVKYKEELDSLLTLRFQRFDKSQIMNV; encoded by the coding sequence ATGATTAAGTTAGAATTTACGGAAGAAGACAAAAGACTGTTGTCTTACGGTCGGTTTAATCACCCGCATCCTAGAGTACAGCTAAAGATGGAAGTTTTATGGTTAAAAAGTCAGGGATTATCTCATCAAAAAATTGCTCAATTCGCAGGAGTTTCAGTAAATACGGTGACAAGCTATATCTGTGATTATCAAGAGGGCGGGATAGAAAAACTAAAAGAAATAAAATTTAATCGCCCGAAAAGCGAGTTAACAGAGCATCAAGGGAAAATTGAGGCATATTTTGAGTCAAATCCACCAGCAAAAATAAATGAAGCAGTAAAAAGAATAGAAGAATTAACGGGAATAAAAAGAAGTCCAACGCAAGTCAGAAAATTTTTAAAGTCAATAGGAATGAGGTGTCTAAAGGTGGGAACAATTGCATCAAAAGCAGATGTAGAAGCTCAGGATAGCTATAGAGAAAAAGAGCTAGAACCAAGGCTAGAAGAGGCAAAAGCAGGAAAAAGGGCAGTTTTCTTTGTAGATGCCTCTCATTTTGTAATGGGAGCATTTGTAAATTTTATATGGTGCTTCAAGAGGATTTTTATTAAGTCACCATCAGGGAGAAAACGTTTTAATGTGTTAGGAGCATTAAATGCAATTACCCATGAAGTAATTATGGTAACGAACAGTTCTTATATTACGGGAACTCAGGTTTGTGAACTCCTAGAAAAGATAGCAGAATTAGGACTATTAATACCGATTACGTTGGTATTAGACAATGCTCGTTATCAAAAATGCCGAATTGTGCAGGAGTTGGCAGAATCATTAGGAATAGAGTTACTGTACTTACCTCCTTATTCTCCTAACTTGAATTTAATTGAAAGACTGTGGAAGTTTGTGAAGAAGAAGTGTTTATACGCAAAATATTATGAAGATTTTACGCAGTTTTCTGCAGCAATTTCAGGATGTCTTGAGGATGCTAACGTAAAATATAAGGAGGAGCTTGATTCTTTGCTCACCTTACGATTTCAACGCTTTGATAAATCTCAGATTATGAACGTTTGA
- a CDS encoding transposase — MYVGDGIKVGKEGRKMPGVKRLHQESEDVSKPEWIRGHYFNALSILVGVGKACFALPLVLRLDDGIKSKATEKGEGKGKKKVKTSLVTKMADLCVTYAEAGSYVILDAYFACEPVLKSFRQNALHLITRVRCSTVAYAPFCSVPTLTGRGRPRIWGSSIKLEKLFALAADFPTAKVWLYGQQVTVSYQCFEFHWDSPHQLVKFVLTQLPNGRRLILLSTDLCLTGPEIIAAYGLRLKIEVTFRQLVHLLGSFAYRFWLKSLPTLPTWPSNLILSDYPQAVQTQILNKVEAFERFVNLNAIALGLLQILALELPQGIWANFPRWFRTLPSHGYPSERIAQLALQHQAQMIFPQSPPSLLLPKFLTAKLASSSSPDMLTFVA; from the coding sequence GTGTATGTGGGTGATGGCATCAAAGTGGGGAAAGAAGGACGCAAGATGCCAGGTGTAAAACGACTACACCAAGAATCGGAAGATGTGTCCAAGCCAGAGTGGATAAGGGGTCATTACTTCAATGCCTTGAGTATTTTGGTGGGAGTAGGGAAAGCCTGCTTTGCCTTGCCCTTAGTGTTGCGGCTAGACGATGGCATCAAGTCCAAAGCAACCGAGAAGGGGGAGGGAAAAGGCAAAAAAAAGGTGAAGACGAGCCTGGTGACAAAAATGGCTGACCTTTGTGTTACTTACGCAGAGGCAGGGAGTTATGTAATTTTGGATGCTTATTTTGCTTGCGAACCAGTGCTCAAAAGTTTTCGCCAGAACGCCTTGCATCTAATCACAAGAGTGCGTTGCTCCACCGTCGCCTATGCCCCCTTTTGTTCCGTGCCGACGCTGACGGGGAGAGGACGACCACGGATTTGGGGGAGTTCGATAAAACTAGAAAAGCTGTTCGCTCTGGCGGCGGACTTTCCGACAGCTAAAGTCTGGCTCTATGGTCAACAAGTCACGGTTTCTTATCAGTGCTTTGAGTTCCACTGGGATAGTCCCCATCAGCTCGTCAAGTTTGTTCTGACCCAATTGCCTAACGGACGACGACTGATTCTGCTTTCTACTGATCTCTGTTTGACTGGACCTGAGATTATTGCCGCTTACGGTCTCCGATTGAAGATTGAAGTCACTTTTCGTCAATTAGTCCATCTTTTGGGCAGCTTTGCCTATCGTTTTTGGCTTAAGAGTCTTCCTACTTTACCTACCTGGCCCAGCAATCTTATCCTCAGTGACTATCCACAAGCTGTTCAGACTCAGATTTTAAACAAGGTAGAAGCCTTTGAGCGTTTTGTTAACCTTAATGCCATTGCTTTAGGGCTACTTCAAATTCTCGCCTTAGAGTTACCCCAGGGGATTTGGGCTAATTTTCCTCGATGGTTTCGGACATTACCATCCCATGGCTACCCTAGTGAACGGATTGCTCAACTAGCCCTTCAACATCAAGCCCAAATGATTTTTCCTCAAAGTCCACCCAGTCTGCTTTTGCCTAAATTCCTTACCGCTAAACTTGCCTCTTCCTCAAGCCCTGATATGCTTACTTTCGTCGCATAG
- a CDS encoding IS1 family transposase, which produces MSTLNKSSIDLLSDIGLPQEKEEALFQKNCPHCYSEKVKIHSHYQTKGNGERKMFICQECGSCFAETYGSVIAGLETPLSEIVKVLKARMEGIGLNAAARVFGYAKTTILNWEKKLSGLQETLFLYALVNEFVKLVIEGDELYTKVGKNKEASASEGWTIVLMDRASRFIWHLKCGRKEQKLFLEAMMTVAELFERSAESLQLFTDGEKRYSQLLFNICHEVLRTGKRGRPTKVLPKGMVIRLKNKSSKRRDSEGKLEKVETPKPEHPETTEKPEDKDVHANHVEAFNSSLRRYLAAFRRRTNTYAKSVVGLQRVLDIFWMVHNFVRSHFTTREVPAVALGIIEKGLTWEDLLQIRLIC; this is translated from the coding sequence ATGTCAACATTGAATAAAAGCTCAATTGACCTCCTAAGTGATATTGGCTTACCCCAAGAGAAAGAGGAAGCCTTATTTCAGAAAAACTGCCCTCATTGCTATAGTGAAAAAGTAAAAATACATTCTCATTACCAAACGAAAGGTAACGGGGAACGTAAAATGTTCATCTGTCAAGAATGTGGTTCTTGTTTTGCTGAGACTTATGGTAGCGTAATCGCTGGCTTAGAAACCCCATTAAGTGAAATTGTAAAAGTATTAAAAGCCAGAATGGAAGGAATAGGATTAAATGCAGCAGCCCGAGTATTCGGCTACGCGAAAACAACAATATTGAATTGGGAAAAGAAATTATCAGGATTACAAGAGACATTATTTTTATACGCCTTAGTGAATGAATTTGTTAAATTAGTAATAGAAGGGGATGAACTATACACAAAAGTTGGAAAAAATAAAGAAGCAAGTGCCTCTGAGGGGTGGACAATCGTGCTCATGGACAGGGCTAGCCGCTTTATTTGGCATTTAAAATGTGGTCGAAAAGAGCAGAAATTATTTCTAGAAGCAATGATGACGGTAGCGGAATTATTTGAAAGGAGTGCAGAATCTCTCCAGTTATTTACAGATGGAGAAAAGCGATATAGTCAACTGCTATTTAATATTTGTCACGAAGTATTAAGGACTGGAAAGCGAGGTCGTCCCACCAAAGTATTACCGAAGGGTATGGTGATAAGATTAAAAAATAAGAGTAGTAAACGTCGAGATTCTGAGGGTAAACTAGAGAAAGTAGAAACTCCGAAACCAGAACATCCAGAGACAACAGAAAAACCAGAAGACAAGGATGTTCATGCCAACCACGTTGAGGCATTTAATAGTTCTCTACGACGCTATTTAGCCGCCTTTCGTCGTCGAACAAATACTTATGCTAAATCTGTTGTGGGATTACAGCGAGTGCTAGATATTTTCTGGATGGTTCATAACTTTGTTCGCAGCCATTTTACTACTAGAGAAGTTCCTGCTGTAGCTCTCGGTATAATTGAAAAAGGGTTAACTTGGGAGGACTTACTCCAAATTCGCCTGATTTGTTGA
- a CDS encoding DUF4160 domain-containing protein has translation MHVHVRRGGGYAKFWIEPLELDYAKGLKTKEIVRAEILITENLETIRRKWNNVFST, from the coding sequence ATGCACGTTCACGTTCGACGAGGTGGGGGATATGCTAAATTTTGGATAGAACCGCTAGAATTAGATTACGCCAAAGGTCTAAAAACCAAAGAAATTGTTCGGGCTGAAATTCTCATCACAGAAAATCTAGAAACAATACGGAGGAAATGGAATAATGTATTTAGTACATGA
- a CDS encoding DUF2442 domain-containing protein produces the protein MYLVHEKTIKAQKAWVENEWICIRLDDDREIRFPAAKNRRLAKATPEQLANVELICNGTGLHWEELDEDLSVMGILEGRLGI, from the coding sequence ATGTATTTAGTACATGAAAAGACAATCAAAGCCCAAAAAGCTTGGGTTGAAAATGAATGGATTTGTATTCGTTTGGATGATGATAGAGAAATTCGTTTTCCTGCCGCTAAAAATAGACGATTAGCCAAAGCAACGCCTGAACAATTAGCGAATGTTGAACTAATTTGTAATGGAACAGGACTGCACTGGGAAGAATTAGATGAAGATTTATCGGTAATGGGAATTTTGGAGGGAAGGCTAGGAATTTGA